A single genomic interval of Deltaproteobacteria bacterium harbors:
- a CDS encoding branched-chain amino acid ABC transporter permease — translation MFIGTILYALINSVILILMALGFNLTFGISGVSNFAYGALYVLSAFVTWILLKLAGFPYFMAAAVSILFTALLGGLMYRFVLMRVRGQALSEVISTFGIGLAILELFRYLGFVGFEYSLPVFIDRSFVIAGAQVDAQRLMIVLVSVVLLFALWIFVHYTSMGLAFRGIAQDERTAMTFGIDSDRMAMWSVSIGAGLAAVAATVIMPLGTISVEEGYDVLLNALAVCIIGGLGSSGGVIVAGLVVGFAQRFTDTYIGSNWTMIVSMVAIFIVLVIKPSGFFGKQKELEERI, via the coding sequence TTGTTTATAGGTACCATCCTATATGCGCTCATTAACAGCGTCATTTTGATTCTGATGGCCCTGGGGTTTAACCTGACTTTCGGTATCAGCGGCGTGTCCAATTTCGCCTATGGGGCACTTTATGTCCTGTCGGCCTTTGTAACCTGGATACTTCTGAAACTGGCAGGATTCCCCTATTTTATGGCAGCGGCCGTCTCCATCCTTTTTACCGCCTTACTGGGCGGCCTGATGTATCGTTTCGTTCTCATGCGCGTCCGCGGCCAGGCCCTGTCCGAAGTGATTTCCACCTTCGGAATAGGGTTGGCTATACTCGAACTTTTCAGATATCTGGGTTTCGTCGGTTTTGAATATTCCCTGCCTGTTTTTATAGACCGGAGTTTCGTCATCGCCGGAGCCCAGGTCGATGCCCAACGGCTCATGATTGTTCTGGTCAGTGTAGTCCTGCTTTTTGCCCTCTGGATTTTCGTACACTACACCTCTATGGGCCTGGCTTTCCGGGGGATAGCCCAGGATGAGCGCACCGCCATGACCTTTGGCATCGACTCCGACCGGATGGCCATGTGGAGTGTTTCCATAGGCGCCGGCCTGGCGGCAGTAGCCGCAACCGTCATTATGCCCCTGGGGACTATTTCGGTGGAAGAAGGTTACGATGTCCTGCTCAACGCCCTGGCGGTTTGCATCATTGGGGGTTTGGGGAGTTCCGGTGGAGTGATCGTGGCCGGTCTGGTCGTCGGATTTGCCCAAAGGTTTACCGATACCTATATCGGCTCGAATTGGACGATGATCGTAAGTATGGTGGCCATTTTCATAGTATTGGTGATCAAACCCTCCGGCTTTTTCGGAAAGCAGAAAGAACTGGAAGAAAGGATTTAA